In Streptomyces sp. NBC_00341, the DNA window GCGGTACTCGGCCAGGGGCCCGTTGAACTCGGGTGAACCGGTCTGCCAGCGCTTGAGGTTGACCATGACGTCCACGCCGACGCGGCAGTTGACCTCGCCGTGCGTGTCCAGACCGCTCTTCCCGCAGATCCGGTCCGTGGTCCGGGGCGAGGCGATCCGTATGACCAGCCCCGCAGGGCCCTCGGCGACCTGGCGGAAGGTGTTCTCGCCGTGGTGCGACCAGCCCCGGGGCGCGGCCAGGATGCGGGCGACCACTGCGGCAGCCTTGTCCGGGTCCAGACCGGAGCCGTCCTCCACCTCGACCCGGTAGGCGTGGCCCCTGCCGGTGGTCGACGCGGCCGCGCGGGCGACGGTGAAGGAGGCGGCGGAGCCCGAGTCGCCGGGACCGCCCGCGCGCTCGTTCTTCCACCGGAGCCCCGCCACGGCG includes these proteins:
- a CDS encoding DUF3152 domain-containing protein — encoded protein: MSGSDVRRQGQRGRGRKRLLVMGVVPVLLVAAAVAGLRWKNERAGGPGDSGSAASFTVARAAASTTGRGHAYRVEVEDGSGLDPDKAAAVVARILAAPRGWSHHGENTFRQVAEGPAGLVIRIASPRTTDRICGKSGLDTHGEVNCRVGVDVMVNLKRWQTGSPEFNGPLAEYRALIINHEVGHWLGHGHETCPGKGRPAPAMMQQIYGLKGCVANAWPYDAKGQYLGGPSVA